In the Rhododendron vialii isolate Sample 1 chromosome 2a, ASM3025357v1 genome, TGAGAATGCACTACTATATATTAGTTTCCATCTTCCTTGTAGTTTATCAAGATCATTGGAAAGATCAACAAGTCCTCCAGCATCTTCAAGCTCCTTGGCAGCGGCATCTGCCTTTCGTAGATCATCTTCAGTTCCAGCGAGCCCTCTGTTTAGCCCCGAAACAGCACTCTGCAATTGACCAAGACAACCATGTTCTGAATAAGTCTCGTTTAATTCCAAGCAAACATAGCATTCAGTTTGTGCCTTCAGCAAATTTCAAGTGCATATAAGCTCTACTAGTAGGGAAGAGAATATTTGTTATGTTGTTTACTTTTCCATCTTGGGGTAGTTTCATTATAATATCAATGTGGCAGATAGTTTAAGTTTgtgacaaaataaaaagaagaagaagaaagaaccgAAAACTAACAAGAAAAAACCGAAAAGGTGATACAGGTACTTCAAAGCTGATGAAAAAGCATATGGTACGGATATAGTTCATTGTAGAATAAGGTGAACGGCAGATTCCATCTTGAGCTGTCTTAGACAATTAATTTAAAGATGCAGATCCCTTAGAAATGTGTTTCTGTAACTTGATACTGCACTTCTCCTTCAGTTTATgtgtcaaaaaaagaaattaaccaCTGCAATATTGTTGGGATAAGTATCAAACCTGATACAGAATATGGATgctcaaagaaaatgaaaagccagAAATGTTAACTTTGATATGATAGAAGAATTGAAGTGTTCAACATCTGCACAGCCACAGCCATGTCCAGTTTCAAAATATGTTCGTTTGTTCCTGGTCATTAACCAAGGTTATTAGACAACAAACTATATCATGCAGTAAAAACTGTTACTTCAAAAATGGTTCCCAACCAACTTCCATGCTAGTACACATACAAATCATGCTTTAATGGCCGCATCGGTTGTTTAAGCAGTTCAAACTTAAGAGTAATTGTTTTCTATTCCGTTGATATATACTAGAAAATGAAAATCTCTACTGAAACAGAATAATGGGCCTCAATTTTCTAAATTTCTCAGGGATCCAATTTTGTGTTATTAGCTTGATATACATAGTTTGGCCATTCTATAACAAGTCAAGCTTTTGAGACAATGGACGGTTTGACATGTTCCCAATCTATTTCATCCCCTTATATTTGTGCACCTTGTTAAATTCAGTCTGCTTATCTGTCCATGTGCAATACACGATTGCATGTGTTAGCTTGTTATACAACGTCGTACTTATATCTTTTTAACTAGGTGTCCAAGTCAGCATATGCCCACCTTGACTAATCCTGAGGATCATAAACCCACCGTCCACTAGCGAGGGTCCCACTTGAAGCCCAAGCAAATGCTCCCACTTCTAAGTCTTGGGACGTTTGGTGATTTGACATCTCTAATGCAAGCACCGCAGTCAAGTTCAACCCTCCCTACAAACTCCAAATATCACGAATCTAGCTATATGCAACTACAAGTTTGCTTTGTTACTTATCAGCTTTCTCCattcaatcaaaaaaatattgaacacATAATTAGCTACTGCCCTGGCAAAGAATACAGCCAAAACTAGCTTTTTTAACCAACACAATTCACTGAGCAGCAGAAACCAATCAATTCAAGCAAATTAAACTCAATCCGCATAGAAAGTAATTAGAGAGGGAGAAGTTCTAGCAATCGTCATCGACACAATACTCTGATCAATTCCTGGGTGTTTGATTATAGTAATCAAATTAACATCACCACACGGCATCACGCGCATCAATCATATCCAAATAGTGATCATAGAATCACTCCAATTATATGGTGTACGAAATATCATAATTTGGAAATAAATGTCGAATTAAACCCATAAAAACGATCTTCTCAATCACActaaaccaaaacccattaaagaaaaatcaagaattGGCAAGAATGGTCAAACAAAACCCACAAATATGATCTTTCCAATCACATTAAACCAAACCCATAACAGGGATTTGAACTATAATACCAGTAATTTGAGCTTCAGCGATGCAATAACCTTGGTCTTCGAGTCCTGGAACCAAGAAtctggcggcggcggcggccgaGGGTCGGCCGCCACGGATACCTCACCGGCGGCCAATACACGAAATGGATTTCGATTGGGATGTATCGAAGTTTGGAGAGTTTGAACTTTGGGGATCTTTCTTGAACGAATATGGAAAGAAGGGGTAGAGGGTGGCTGGGATGTCGATGCTGGAGAAGAGCGAGAGAGGAGAGCTGGGGAGTGAACAAGAAGAGTAGTGGAAGAAGCCATGGATGGGTACGGGGGGTGATATTTTGGGAAGTAGAGAAATGGAGAAATGGGTCTTTATATATCTTCATTGTGTTTGGTTGGTGTGTGgcttttgtagatttttttgaTTGGAAATTTCAACGCAGGTTTGCGAAATTTTAATGGTTCCAGAGTGAGCGTGAAGAACCCAGTGGAACCACCGGCCTGAGGGGAAAGGTCAGAGCGTGGGAATATTCCATCCAACTCGTCTATGGACTATTGTATTGCCGACAGGGTGCATATATCGGCACGTGAGGTTCACCTCTAGTCCCAACAAATGTTTTAAattattcattaattttaaaatatttttccaatgGTCTTGTAAAAGGATAATACAATTCGATACTGCATGTGCTCAATCTAATGTgggaccaattttttatttagaatttAGAATCTTGTAGTATTAATGAAAATCGGTATACTGAGTCAAGCATTTAGAGTTATCGGATTAAGCTTATTTAACTTTCATGAATAGTTCGGATTGTTTATGCGGGATCCGAAAGTGGGTCCCGCGGGCCCATTATTTTGGAATACTATGctttagaaaaataaatggataatTGGAAAATGAAACTTCAACTGTTCGAGCTTGAGAATATTAAGCCCGTTTGTTAATGGGATAAGCTTGGCTTGGGCATGTGTAAGTCTCATTTTTATGTAGTAGCATAAGCTTGGCCCAACCCCAGCCCGGCCTGGTGTGTGCACCCTAATTGGGGCATATACAATGTTGATtgtgaagagaagaagaaaaaaatggtaatatgattttcacacttctctTTTATacatttacaatttttttctgTCATTATCCATGTTGAGATTACTAAATTGCCCATATATATCTTGAGTCTCGTTTTTTCTATGTAAAGGATAATttgataaagggaaaaaaaaaatttgtgccaATTGATACATTTTGAGAgtgtaaaaaaatttcctcaaaAAAGGGGTGGCATTCTGTTAATCTTAAATACATTTTGCCCTCTTAAACTATCACATCTTTTCAAATTACACCATAAATTACAAATTTTAAGGATCATAAATCTACCGTTCACTGGTAGGGGCTCCACTTGAAGTCAGAGCAAATGCTCCCGCTTTTAAGTCTTATGCAACTACAGTCTACAAGTTTGCTTTGTTACTTATCAGCTTTCTTCATTCAATCAAACATATTTCGCTTGGGATGTTTCGAAGTTTGGAGATTCTGAACTTGGGGATTTTTCTTGAACGAATATGGAAAGAAGGGGTGGAGAGTGGCTGGGATGTCGATGTCGGAGAAGAGCGAGAGAGGAGAGCTGGGGAGTGAACAAGAAGAGTAGTAGCAGAAGCCACGGATGGGTACGGGTGGTGATATTTTGGGAAGGAGAGAAATGGGTCTTTATATACTCCATCTTCATTGTGTTTGGTTGGTGTCTGgcttttgtagatttttttgaTTGGAAATTTCAATACAGGTTTGCCAAATTTTTAATGGTTCCAGAGGGAGCGTGAAGAACCCAGTGGAACCACCAGCCTGAGGGGAAAGGTCATTGCGTGGGAATATTCCATCCAACTCGTCAGGTACTGCCGACACCAATGGACAATGGTGCACGTGTCCGCTGTAAAACGACCTGAGCTTTTCGAGCTCATTGA is a window encoding:
- the LOC131316322 gene encoding plastid-lipid-associated protein 6, chloroplastic, which codes for MASSTTLLVHSPALLSRSSPASTSQPPSTPSFHIRSRKIPKVQTLQTSIHPNRNPFRVLAAGEVSVAADPRPPPPPDSWFQDSKTKVIASLKLKLLSAVSGLNRGLAGTEDDLRKADAAAKELEDAGGLVDLSNDLDKLQGRWKLIYSSAFSSRTLGGSRPGPPIGRLLPITLGQVFQRIDILSKDFDNIVDLQLGTPWPIPPIEVTATLAHKFELVGSSKVKITFEKTTVKATGNLSQLPPLEIPRIPDNFRPPSNTGSGEFEVTYVDSDTRITRGDRAELRVFVIA